Proteins co-encoded in one Nitratireductor kimnyeongensis genomic window:
- a CDS encoding ABC transporter ATP-binding protein, which translates to MLSVQSLQVQYGAVHAVRGIDLDVREGEIIALLGANGAGKSSTLNALVGLAPASAGRITFKGQDVTGSAPERFASLGMTLSPEGRRVFGTLSVQENLLMGAYSMRDKAEVKTAFDRVFDLFPILRERREQFAGTLSGGQQQMLAVGRALMSNPRLLLLDEPSLGLAPKIVEQVFELITVLRKQGVTLMVVEQNVSMALEIADRGYVMASGRIAASGTAAELRNSDTLQAAYLGAD; encoded by the coding sequence TTGTTGTCAGTCCAGTCGCTTCAGGTGCAATACGGTGCCGTGCATGCGGTGCGCGGTATCGACCTGGACGTGCGCGAAGGCGAAATCATCGCGCTTCTGGGCGCCAATGGTGCGGGCAAGTCCTCGACGCTCAATGCGTTGGTCGGCCTGGCGCCGGCCAGCGCAGGCAGGATCACCTTCAAGGGGCAGGACGTGACCGGCAGCGCGCCGGAACGTTTCGCCTCCCTTGGCATGACGTTGTCGCCCGAGGGGCGGCGCGTCTTCGGCACGCTCAGCGTGCAGGAAAACCTGCTCATGGGCGCTTATTCCATGCGGGACAAGGCCGAGGTGAAAACGGCCTTTGATCGGGTGTTCGATCTGTTTCCGATCCTGCGGGAGCGCCGTGAGCAGTTTGCTGGGACGCTTTCGGGCGGCCAGCAGCAGATGCTGGCCGTTGGCCGCGCGTTGATGAGCAATCCGCGTCTTCTCCTGCTCGACGAGCCGTCGCTGGGGCTCGCGCCGAAGATCGTCGAGCAGGTTTTCGAGCTGATCACCGTGTTGCGCAAGCAGGGGGTGACGCTGATGGTCGTCGAACAGAATGTATCGATGGCGCTCGAAATCGCGGATCGCGGATACGTGATGGCCAGCGGCCGCATCGCAGCTTCCGGTACGGCGGCCGAACTGCGCAACTCCGACACGCTGCAAGCTGCCTATCTGGGGGCCGATTAA
- a CDS encoding ABC transporter substrate-binding protein — translation MNKLLISTLLASAMAFPAAAETLRVGVATAQTGALAPFDTPVIDGIHIAVDEINQAGGIDGKIKIELLEKDVRSDAAQTSIATQELVDEGVSVIVLPCDADPALAAIGVVTEAQIPAISTCASSPTLPQIGGDYMFANFPGDNVQATVSAKWAYDEGHRSAYIIYSPDTQYTTMPLYFAEVFEKLGGKMLGEDTHTIGQQDFSAIATRIAALDPQPDVIMTSTYEPDFPSMLKALRAAGVESQMIGSDGIDSPTTFSLGAVAEGLVFTTAGHPTEGSPLEAFNKKFEEVNGKAPETVFNAVGYDLIKVIEAAVIAADGSTDAQTLRDAIANLENVQGATSMITYKGTDGMPLREVSLIRVKDGGRELIGQPTPDAALIPEPRVQ, via the coding sequence ATGAACAAATTGCTCATATCCACGCTTCTCGCCAGTGCGATGGCGTTTCCGGCTGCGGCAGAAACGCTGCGCGTCGGCGTTGCAACGGCACAGACCGGCGCACTCGCACCCTTCGACACGCCCGTGATCGACGGCATTCACATTGCCGTGGACGAGATCAACCAGGCTGGCGGCATCGACGGCAAGATCAAGATCGAGCTTTTGGAAAAGGATGTGCGCTCCGACGCAGCACAGACCTCCATCGCCACCCAGGAACTGGTGGATGAGGGCGTTTCCGTGATCGTGCTGCCCTGCGATGCCGATCCGGCGCTTGCCGCCATCGGCGTGGTGACCGAAGCGCAGATCCCCGCCATTTCCACCTGCGCCTCCTCGCCGACGCTTCCGCAGATCGGCGGCGACTACATGTTCGCCAACTTCCCCGGCGACAATGTGCAGGCCACCGTTTCGGCCAAATGGGCCTATGATGAGGGCCACCGCAGCGCTTACATCATCTACTCGCCCGACACGCAGTACACGACGATGCCGCTCTACTTCGCCGAAGTGTTCGAGAAGCTTGGCGGCAAGATGCTGGGCGAGGACACTCACACGATCGGCCAGCAGGATTTCTCCGCCATTGCCACGCGCATTGCGGCACTCGACCCGCAGCCCGACGTCATCATGACCTCGACCTATGAGCCGGATTTCCCGTCCATGCTGAAAGCGCTGCGTGCAGCGGGTGTGGAAAGCCAGATGATCGGCTCTGACGGTATCGACAGCCCGACCACCTTCTCGCTGGGTGCAGTTGCTGAGGGTCTCGTCTTCACCACTGCGGGACATCCGACCGAGGGCAGCCCGCTCGAAGCCTTCAACAAGAAATTCGAAGAGGTGAACGGCAAGGCACCGGAAACCGTGTTCAACGCCGTTGGCTACGACCTCATCAAGGTTATCGAGGCAGCGGTGATCGCGGCGGATGGTTCCACCGACGCACAGACGTTGCGCGACGCCATCGCCAATCTGGAGAACGTGCAGGGCGCGACGAGCATGATCACCTACAAGGGCACGGACGGCATGCCGCTGCGCGAGGTGAGCCTGATCCGGGTGAAGGATGGCGGCCGCGAACTGATCGGTCAGCCGACGCCGGACGCCGCGCTCATCCCCGAACCTCGCGTTCAGTGA
- a CDS encoding N-formylglutamate amidohydrolase — MSLHTSVGESERLLSPLDPDPVTIINGESTFPVLLVCEHAGQIVPQALGDLSLNAEALDAHIGWDIGAAGVTRLLADRLGAPAVLQSYSRLVIDCNRPPEAPDSMPEMSDGVPVPGNRGLTPDQRAARKREIFDPFDAAVKKLRGLPHCQAILSIHSFNPQLSDGVKRPWEISFLYRKDTATSERLRQLVLENAPNLTIGMNEPYQIDDESDWFVPRHGEESGLPHSLIEIRNDLISDAAGQAEWAKLMTAVVHRFATEL; from the coding sequence ATGAGCCTTCACACATCTGTCGGAGAGAGCGAGCGCCTCTTGTCGCCGCTCGACCCGGATCCGGTCACGATCATCAATGGGGAAAGCACCTTTCCGGTGCTTCTCGTCTGCGAGCATGCGGGGCAGATCGTTCCCCAGGCACTGGGCGATCTGAGTCTGAATGCCGAAGCGCTCGATGCGCATATCGGCTGGGATATCGGTGCTGCCGGTGTTACCCGGCTTCTCGCCGACAGGCTGGGGGCACCTGCCGTGCTGCAGAGCTACAGCAGGCTGGTGATCGATTGCAACCGCCCGCCGGAAGCACCTGATTCCATGCCTGAGATGAGCGATGGTGTGCCGGTTCCCGGCAACCGGGGCCTGACGCCGGATCAGCGCGCGGCGCGCAAGCGCGAGATTTTCGATCCCTTCGATGCCGCGGTGAAGAAACTGCGCGGCCTGCCCCATTGCCAGGCAATTTTATCGATCCACAGCTTCAATCCGCAGCTTAGCGATGGTGTTAAGCGTCCTTGGGAGATCAGTTTCCTTTATCGCAAGGACACAGCGACCTCCGAACGGCTGCGACAGCTCGTGCTGGAGAATGCGCCGAACCTGACCATCGGTATGAACGAGCCCTACCAGATCGACGATGAGTCGGACTGGTTTGTGCCGCGTCACGGGGAAGAAAGCGGCCTGCCGCACAGCCTCATTGAAATTCGCAACGATCTCATTTCAGATGCCGCCGGGCAGGCAGAATGGGCAAAGCTCATGACCGCCGTCGTGCATCGCTTCGCAACGGAGTTATAG
- a CDS encoding branched-chain amino acid ABC transporter permease translates to MDLFLQQTVNAFALGGTYALLALGLAMVFSTMGLINFAHGELMTIAGYILMACGLAGVPFAFSILLAIAAAVLAAIVMERIAFRPVRNASGATMLVTSFAVSMILQVLFQNFISARSQAVFVPEILSESVRFGGLVIGVNKIAAIVTTIVMLILLDRFMKHHRIGIAMRAAAEDFSVARLMGIRANTVIAGAFALSGFLAGVAAVLWVSQRASVDPLMGFTPVLKAFIAAILGGLGSLRGAVAGGFLLGFIEIYLAAYLPAGMQEFRDPIALCLVVLVLIFRPNGLIPSPALKAEKV, encoded by the coding sequence ATGGATCTGTTTCTACAGCAAACCGTCAATGCCTTCGCGTTGGGCGGCACCTATGCGCTGCTTGCGCTGGGCCTTGCCATGGTCTTTTCCACCATGGGGCTGATCAACTTCGCCCATGGCGAGCTGATGACGATTGCCGGCTACATTCTGATGGCCTGTGGCCTTGCCGGCGTTCCGTTCGCATTCTCCATTCTTTTGGCCATTGCTGCTGCGGTTCTGGCGGCAATTGTGATGGAGCGCATTGCCTTCAGGCCGGTCAGAAACGCTTCCGGCGCGACAATGCTGGTGACGAGTTTCGCGGTCTCGATGATTCTGCAGGTTCTTTTTCAGAACTTCATTTCCGCGCGTTCGCAGGCCGTGTTCGTTCCCGAAATTCTATCGGAGAGCGTGCGCTTTGGCGGGCTGGTGATCGGCGTCAACAAGATTGCGGCCATTGTTACCACCATCGTCATGCTGATCCTCCTTGACCGGTTCATGAAGCATCACCGCATCGGCATCGCCATGCGGGCGGCGGCGGAGGACTTCTCGGTCGCACGCCTGATGGGCATCCGCGCCAACACGGTGATTGCCGGCGCATTCGCGCTGTCGGGTTTCCTTGCTGGCGTTGCCGCTGTGCTCTGGGTGAGCCAGCGTGCTTCTGTCGATCCACTTATGGGCTTCACGCCTGTTCTGAAAGCCTTCATCGCGGCCATCCTTGGCGGTCTCGGATCGTTGCGCGGCGCCGTGGCTGGCGGCTTTCTTCTGGGGTTCATCGAAATCTATCTGGCCGCCTACCTGCCTGCCGGCATGCAGGAATTCCGCGATCCCATCGCCCTTTGCCTGGTCGTTCTCGTGCTGATCTTCCGCCCGAACGGCCTGATCCCGTCGCCAGCCCTCAAGGCGGAGAAAGTATGA
- a CDS encoding MurR/RpiR family transcriptional regulator: MQVRQRLENLSSELTATERKLCTALLLDYPYAGLDTIQDLAAKTGTSPPSISRFVTKLGFQGYQDFQRHLIDEIRQANRSPLDLHVGDRPIQGDYLEDFVSRAVNLISASASAITSAQFERVCDLLGDEKRNVYLIGGRISDAIALYVSRHLRQVRSGVFHLPADPEIWPEYMLRMRSKDVLFMVDYRRYQRNLAELARRAKAQSGVQIVVLTDKWMSPAANHANEVFATPIESGTVWDSYSGAMVLMEAMLTRIAETNWDKTRKRIEAWDSLRFDHGARDDDQ; the protein is encoded by the coding sequence ATGCAAGTCAGACAAAGGCTGGAGAACCTGTCGAGCGAACTCACGGCGACCGAGCGGAAGCTGTGCACGGCGCTGTTGCTCGATTACCCCTATGCAGGCCTGGACACGATCCAGGATCTCGCCGCGAAGACCGGAACCTCGCCCCCCTCCATCTCCCGCTTCGTCACCAAGCTGGGTTTTCAGGGCTATCAGGATTTCCAGCGCCATTTGATCGACGAGATACGCCAGGCGAACCGTTCGCCGCTCGACCTTCATGTGGGAGATCGTCCCATTCAGGGGGACTATCTCGAAGATTTCGTGTCTCGCGCCGTGAACCTCATTTCGGCCTCGGCTTCCGCGATCACCAGCGCCCAGTTCGAGCGTGTCTGTGATCTCCTGGGCGATGAGAAGCGCAACGTCTATCTGATCGGCGGGCGCATCAGCGATGCCATCGCGCTTTATGTCTCGCGCCATCTGCGCCAGGTGCGCAGCGGAGTCTTCCACCTGCCGGCGGACCCGGAAATCTGGCCCGAATACATGCTGCGCATGCGCTCGAAGGACGTGCTGTTCATGGTGGACTACCGCCGCTATCAGCGCAATCTGGCCGAGCTTGCCCGCCGCGCCAAGGCGCAGAGCGGTGTCCAGATCGTTGTTCTGACCGACAAGTGGATGTCGCCGGCCGCCAACCACGCCAACGAGGTCTTCGCCACCCCCATCGAAAGCGGCACCGTCTGGGACAGCTATTCCGGCGCCATGGTGCTGATGGAGGCGATGCTGACCCGCATTGCCGAAACCAATTGGGACAAAACCCGCAAACGCATCGAAGCCTGGGACTCGCTCCGCTTCGATCATGGAGCACGCGACGATGATCAGTAA
- a CDS encoding glutamine synthetase family protein, with translation MISNPLMFAATSDFSGVTRGKAFPLKEMEKRFRQGVGWTPTNVQITCFDTIAESPFGSFGDLILVPDADTAVTLDLEDGGPVERFVLGDILHLDGDPWSCCTRSILKTALKRLEGVSGLRLVAAFEHEFQSRNPAQGPGEAFGLASFGKHRAFGETVMAALEVAGVKPDTFLKEYGADQFEVTNGPDLGVTAADTAVKVRAVTKLVGERMGEPVTFVPIRDPAGVGNGVHVHMSFVDENGAPATYDPDAPWGMAQKTGSFIAGILKYMDSIVSLTAPSAISYTRLTPHRWSAAYNNLGYHDREAAVRICPVTSASAESAAKQYNFEYRAADATASPYLVLAALAHAGAQGIEEGLAAPQVTEEDLSELPAAKLAERGLVRLPQSLGEALDRLEENPRVAEWIGAEALDVYLKHKRGELAQTADLSEAERCARYEAVY, from the coding sequence ATGATCAGTAATCCCTTGATGTTTGCCGCCACCTCGGACTTTTCCGGCGTGACGCGCGGCAAGGCCTTTCCGTTGAAGGAAATGGAAAAGCGCTTCCGCCAGGGTGTCGGCTGGACGCCCACCAATGTGCAGATCACCTGTTTCGACACGATTGCCGAGAGCCCGTTCGGCTCCTTTGGCGATCTGATCCTCGTGCCGGATGCCGACACCGCCGTCACGCTCGATCTCGAAGATGGCGGCCCCGTCGAGCGCTTCGTGCTCGGCGACATCCTCCATCTCGACGGCGATCCGTGGAGCTGCTGCACACGCTCCATTCTGAAAACCGCGCTGAAGCGGCTCGAAGGTGTCTCCGGCCTGCGTCTTGTCGCCGCCTTCGAGCACGAGTTTCAGTCCCGCAATCCCGCGCAGGGGCCGGGTGAGGCCTTCGGCCTTGCCAGCTTCGGCAAGCACCGGGCCTTCGGTGAAACGGTCATGGCCGCGCTGGAAGTGGCCGGCGTCAAGCCGGACACTTTCCTGAAGGAATACGGCGCCGACCAGTTCGAGGTCACCAACGGGCCCGATCTCGGCGTCACTGCTGCCGACACCGCCGTCAAGGTGCGTGCCGTCACAAAGCTTGTCGGCGAGCGCATGGGCGAGCCCGTCACCTTCGTGCCCATCCGCGATCCCGCCGGCGTCGGCAATGGTGTCCATGTCCATATGAGCTTCGTGGATGAAAATGGCGCACCCGCCACCTACGACCCGGACGCACCATGGGGCATGGCGCAGAAGACCGGCTCGTTCATCGCCGGCATCCTGAAGTATATGGACAGCATTGTCTCGCTGACTGCACCTTCGGCCATCTCGTACACACGCCTCACCCCACATCGCTGGAGCGCTGCCTACAACAATCTGGGCTATCACGACCGAGAGGCCGCCGTGCGCATCTGCCCGGTGACGAGCGCCAGTGCTGAAAGTGCCGCAAAACAGTATAATTTCGAGTATCGCGCAGCCGATGCAACGGCCTCCCCCTATCTGGTTCTGGCAGCTCTGGCCCATGCAGGCGCGCAGGGCATCGAGGAGGGGCTTGCCGCTCCGCAGGTGACGGAAGAAGACCTCTCCGAATTGCCGGCAGCAAAGCTCGCCGAGCGCGGCTTGGTACGTCTGCCCCAGTCGCTCGGTGAAGCGCTGGATCGCCTCGAAGAGAACCCGCGCGTGGCCGAGTGGATTGGCGCGGAAGCGCTCGACGTCTACCTGAAACACAAGCGCGGCGAGCTTGCCCAGACCGCCGATCTCAGCGAGGCGGAACGCTGCGCGCGCTACGAAGCCGTCTACTGA
- a CDS encoding ATP-binding cassette domain-containing protein: MFTSSRQHFIAAALAIIVLAVAGVVVAGLFGAAAERVLTVFFISLIAVTGIGVYSGNSGILSFGHVAFMGIGAYVSGLLTLPAGLKMATLRGLPDWLAATELSLIPAIIVAVLVTAVIALLIGIAIGRLEGSAASIATLGLLVIVHGVIIGWRDVTRGAQSFFGVPRDTTLIIAAVACVIALIAARWYRDSLSGLRLRAGRENAIAAKAVGINVQRERLVSWVLSAAIMALSGALIAHFLGAFSPKKFYFHDTFLLLAMLIVGGMTTVTGAISGTILITVITEILRRFESGMNIGGFELPAVFGTTQIGIGLLILFAMFRMSEGVMGLKEWEERVFPFKPKRGRAEALGKRTSDDRLKVEHVSMQFGGLRAVDDVSIAVNPGEILGLIGPNGSGKTTLLNMISGVLKPTQGDVVLGSQSLTGVASEKIADAGIARTFQNIRLFPTLTVYQNVLAAALSTHGGKNAEERAGAALARLGIEERAGEDAGTLSYGEQRRVEIARALACEPTLLLLDEPAAGMNREETDDLIERLKVLSADLGLGVVLVDHDLKLINELCDRIVVLNEGKLIADGAPAAIRENPAVIEAYLGPGKAA, encoded by the coding sequence ATGTTCACGTCGTCGCGCCAGCATTTCATTGCCGCCGCTCTCGCCATTATCGTTCTAGCGGTGGCGGGCGTTGTCGTCGCCGGTCTTTTCGGCGCTGCTGCCGAACGTGTGCTGACGGTTTTTTTCATCTCGCTGATCGCCGTGACGGGCATCGGCGTCTATAGCGGCAACAGCGGTATCCTGAGCTTCGGCCATGTGGCCTTCATGGGCATCGGCGCTTATGTTTCCGGACTTCTGACCTTACCGGCGGGCTTGAAGATGGCGACGCTGCGCGGGCTGCCGGACTGGCTTGCAGCCACCGAGCTCTCGCTCATCCCCGCAATCATTGTCGCTGTTCTGGTAACGGCGGTGATTGCGCTGCTGATCGGCATTGCCATCGGCAGGCTGGAAGGGTCGGCGGCGTCCATCGCGACGCTGGGGCTTCTGGTGATCGTGCATGGCGTGATCATCGGCTGGCGCGATGTGACGCGCGGCGCACAGTCCTTCTTCGGCGTGCCACGTGACACGACGCTGATCATCGCCGCGGTGGCCTGTGTGATCGCGCTGATCGCGGCGCGCTGGTATCGCGATTCGCTTTCGGGCCTGCGTCTGCGGGCGGGTCGCGAGAATGCGATTGCGGCAAAGGCCGTTGGCATCAATGTGCAGCGTGAGCGCCTTGTCTCATGGGTTCTGAGTGCTGCCATCATGGCGCTTTCGGGTGCTCTGATCGCGCATTTTCTGGGCGCGTTCAGCCCCAAGAAATTCTATTTCCACGACACGTTCCTGCTTCTGGCGATGCTGATCGTCGGCGGCATGACCACGGTGACGGGCGCCATCTCCGGCACGATCCTTATCACTGTGATCACGGAAATCCTGCGCCGCTTCGAAAGCGGAATGAATATTGGCGGGTTCGAGCTGCCGGCCGTGTTTGGCACCACTCAGATCGGCATTGGGCTTCTCATTCTTTTTGCCATGTTCCGCATGTCGGAAGGCGTGATGGGGCTGAAGGAATGGGAGGAGCGCGTCTTCCCGTTCAAGCCGAAGCGGGGCCGGGCCGAGGCGCTCGGCAAACGCACGAGCGATGACCGGCTGAAGGTCGAGCATGTGTCGATGCAGTTTGGCGGTCTGCGTGCGGTGGACGATGTAAGCATCGCGGTCAATCCGGGCGAGATTCTGGGCCTCATCGGCCCTAACGGCTCCGGCAAGACGACGCTTCTGAACATGATCTCCGGCGTGCTGAAGCCGACCCAGGGTGACGTGGTTCTGGGCTCACAATCGCTCACCGGCGTGGCGTCGGAAAAGATCGCCGATGCCGGTATTGCCCGCACCTTTCAGAACATCCGACTGTTTCCAACACTGACGGTTTATCAGAACGTTCTGGCAGCGGCCCTGTCCACCCATGGCGGAAAGAATGCGGAGGAACGTGCGGGTGCAGCACTCGCGCGCCTCGGCATCGAGGAACGCGCCGGTGAGGATGCGGGCACGCTGTCCTATGGCGAACAGCGCCGGGTGGAGATTGCGCGTGCGCTCGCCTGCGAACCGACGCTGCTTCTGCTCGATGAACCGGCGGCCGGCATGAACCGCGAAGAGACCGACGATCTGATCGAACGGCTGAAAGTGCTCTCGGCCGATCTGGGGCTCGGCGTCGTGCTGGTCGACCACGATCTGAAGCTGATCAACGAACTGTGCGACCGCATTGTCGTGCTGAACGAAGGAAAGCTCATTGCGGATGGCGCCCCGGCTGCCATTCGGGAGAACCCTGCGGTCATCGAGGCATATCTCGGGCCGGGCAAGGCCGCCTGA
- a CDS encoding isochorismatase family cysteine hydrolase, which produces MELTRNVPIEPAKAAILYVDVQNFSAKKKGAEFADLDEKTLNEKYGWYFGRLEGEVIPRMQKLQAACRKAGVEVMYTTIESLTLDGRDRSLDYKITGFNVPKGSWDGKVIDEIAPGEDEIVLPKSSSSVFVSTHIDYILRNLGVKQLIICGLITDQCVESAIRDACDLGYLVTQVTDACLTYSQERHDNSLRTIKGYCRQVTTDELIAELS; this is translated from the coding sequence ATGGAACTCACGCGCAACGTTCCCATCGAGCCGGCAAAGGCCGCGATCCTCTATGTGGATGTGCAAAATTTCAGCGCCAAGAAGAAGGGCGCGGAGTTTGCCGATCTCGACGAAAAGACATTGAATGAGAAATATGGCTGGTATTTCGGCCGGCTTGAGGGCGAAGTCATCCCGCGCATGCAGAAGCTGCAGGCGGCCTGCCGCAAGGCCGGCGTGGAGGTGATGTACACCACCATCGAAAGCCTGACGCTGGACGGGCGCGACCGCAGCCTCGATTACAAGATCACGGGCTTCAATGTGCCCAAGGGCTCCTGGGACGGAAAGGTGATCGACGAGATCGCGCCGGGCGAAGACGAGATCGTGCTGCCGAAGTCTTCCTCCTCCGTCTTCGTCTCGACCCATATCGACTACATTCTGCGCAATCTCGGCGTGAAGCAGCTCATCATTTGCGGGCTGATCACGGATCAATGCGTGGAGAGCGCCATTCGCGATGCCTGCGATCTGGGCTATCTGGTGACGCAGGTGACGGATGCCTGCCTGACCTACAGCCAGGAGCGGCACGACAATTCGCTGCGCACCATCAAGGGCTATTGCCGGCAGGTGACCACGGACGAGCTGATCGCGGAACTCTCCTAG